One genomic window of Aethina tumida isolate Nest 87 chromosome 3, icAetTumi1.1, whole genome shotgun sequence includes the following:
- the LOC109601095 gene encoding uncharacterized protein LOC109601095, translating to MAVKCFIFFLLLVHCWCYELETEIKKYDDLCVKLQKACEDKKLTPEKVEKKLNTCKDAHLKLAKTDKHLILMYMTDKTRDATQAYQLTFGYFEQSIRVDLFHNFIYCMQGLLK from the exons ATGGCTgttaaatgtttcattttctttttgttgttGG TCCACTGCTGGTGTTACGAATTGGAGACCGAAATCAA aaagtaCGACGATCTCTGCGTCAAACTGCAAAAAGCCTGCGAAGACAAGAAACTTACTCCAgaaaaagtagaaaaaaaGTTGAACACATGTAAGGATGCTCATCTTAAGTTGGCTAAAACCGACAAACACCTCATTTTGATGTATATGACCGACAAGACACGTGACGCCACTCAGGCTTATCAGTTAACGTTTGGATATTTTGAGCAGTCTATTAGGGTGGACCTGTTCCACAACTTCATTTATTGTATGCAAGGGTTGCTTAAGTAA
- the LOC109601093 gene encoding uncharacterized protein LOC109601093, with protein MFLKTLIILAVVANCWCYTWKEEAKSLAALCAKVNKAHQENKLPENKILKQQNLCLRTHVGTFEFRPELMELMTKKGAETDKAFDKTFKQFDYVGETALHDYITCMGYMFNKK; from the exons ATGTTCCTCAAAACACTTATCATTTTAGCAGTGGTTG CCAACTGCTGGTGCTACACGTGGAAGGAAGAAGCCAAAAGCTTGGCCGCCTTGTGCGCAAAAGTAAACAAGGCCCACCAGGAAAATAAACTGCccgaaaataaaatcttaaagcaACAGAATCTGTGTTTGAGAACGCACGTGGGTACGTTCGAATTCAGACCCGAATTGATGGAGCTGATGACGAAGAAAGGTGCTGAAACGGATAAGGCCTTCGACAAAACCTTCAAGCAGTTTGATTATGTGGGCGAAACAGCGTTGCACGACTACATAACTTGTATGGGATACAtgtttaataagaaataa